One Methylosinus sp. C49 DNA segment encodes these proteins:
- the ccoG gene encoding cytochrome c oxidase accessory protein CcoG, translated as MTSADMGKAKSSSLYAPRKAIYPKEVEGEFRRIKWGLLAFTLSVYYLLPFVRWDRGPSAPSQAVLVDFPHRRFYFFFIEIWPQEVYYLTGLLILAALVLFLMNALAGRVWCGYLCPQTVWTDLYLAAERWIEGDARERARKDAGPRSTKIWREKIAKHALWLAIAWWTGGAWVLYFADAPTLVYKLATFQPGISEAYIWIGILTFTTYMLAGHMREQVCLYMCPWPRIQAALTDEYALNVTYRYDRGEPRMSLKQASALRLAGAPAGDCVDCGQCVAVCPTGVDIRKGASLGCVQCGLCIDACDAVMAKIGRSARLIAYDTQMNCERRGKGEAPVYKPLRARTIIYAALILAIGALMTLRLATREDAALSVLHDRNPLAVTLKDGSIRNAYTIRFANMSAEPRRFLLETSGVEDAEVEIVGVEPDAEGRMIVGVGADQTRETRVLVTWRGARRAKGQTPILFTSKELESDASVTMRDVFVTP; from the coding sequence ATGACGAGCGCCGATATGGGCAAGGCGAAGAGCAGCTCGCTCTATGCGCCGCGCAAGGCGATCTATCCGAAAGAGGTCGAAGGCGAGTTCCGCCGCATCAAATGGGGCCTGCTGGCCTTCACTCTCTCGGTCTATTATCTGCTGCCTTTCGTGCGCTGGGACAGAGGCCCCAGCGCCCCGTCGCAAGCGGTGCTCGTCGATTTTCCGCATCGCCGCTTCTATTTCTTCTTCATCGAGATCTGGCCGCAGGAGGTCTATTATCTCACCGGCCTCCTGATCCTCGCCGCGCTCGTTCTTTTTCTGATGAACGCGCTCGCCGGACGCGTGTGGTGCGGCTATCTCTGTCCGCAGACCGTGTGGACCGATCTCTATCTCGCCGCGGAACGCTGGATAGAAGGCGATGCGCGCGAGCGCGCCCGCAAGGACGCCGGCCCACGCAGCACGAAGATATGGCGCGAGAAGATCGCCAAGCATGCGCTATGGCTCGCCATCGCCTGGTGGACCGGCGGCGCTTGGGTGCTCTATTTCGCCGATGCGCCGACGCTGGTCTATAAGCTCGCCACCTTCCAGCCGGGAATCTCGGAAGCCTATATTTGGATCGGCATACTCACCTTCACCACCTATATGCTCGCCGGCCATATGCGCGAGCAAGTGTGCCTTTATATGTGTCCCTGGCCGCGCATACAGGCCGCGCTCACCGACGAATATGCGCTGAACGTCACCTATCGCTATGATCGCGGCGAGCCGCGCATGTCGCTGAAGCAAGCGAGCGCGCTGCGCCTCGCCGGCGCGCCGGCCGGCGATTGCGTCGATTGCGGCCAATGCGTCGCCGTCTGCCCGACAGGCGTCGATATACGCAAAGGCGCCTCGCTCGGCTGCGTGCAATGCGGCCTGTGCATAGACGCCTGCGACGCGGTGATGGCGAAAATCGGCCGCTCCGCGCGGCTCATCGCCTATGACACGCAGATGAATTGCGAGCGCCGCGGCAAGGGCGAAGCGCCCGTCTACAAGCCGCTGCGCGCGCGCACCATCATCTACGCGGCGCTCATTCTCGCGATCGGCGCGCTCATGACCCTGAGACTGGCGACGCGCGAGGACGCCGCCCTCTCGGTGCTGCATGATCGCAACCCGCTCGCCGTGACGCTCAAGGATGGCAGCATTCGCAACGCCTATACGATTCGCTTCGCCAATATGAGCGCCGAGCCGCGCCGCTTTCTGCTGGAGACGAGCGGCGTCGAGGACGCCGAGGTGGAGATCGTCGGCGTCGAGCCGGACGCCGAAGGCCGCATGATCGTCGGCGTCGGCGCCGATCAGACGCGCGAGACGCGCGTGCTCGTCACATGGCGCGGCGCGCGCAGAGCCAAGGGACAGACGCCGATCCTCTTCACCTCCAAGGAGCTGGAGAGCGACGCATCCGTCACTATGAGAGACGTGTTCGTGACCCCGTGA
- a CDS encoding SH3 domain-containing protein, translated as MRSFVLSCLCAPLLLFASQTQGKPAKVGELVNLRSGPGLSFTALLAIPPDAVLEVASCRSDWCRVTYAGSAGYVAQPALLPIDARPVETPILPPLGAYVWRREIPPLFDPYDSAGPWYTGPWAYEGTNAVQWRYGFPGGYVPWYRNAIWRPGFGWF; from the coding sequence ATGCGCTCTTTCGTCCTGTCCTGCCTCTGCGCGCCTCTTCTTCTCTTCGCCTCGCAAACGCAGGGAAAGCCCGCCAAGGTCGGCGAGCTCGTCAATCTGCGCTCCGGCCCGGGCCTGAGCTTTACCGCGCTTCTCGCCATTCCCCCGGACGCCGTGCTCGAGGTCGCCTCATGCCGCTCCGATTGGTGCCGCGTCACTTATGCAGGGTCCGCCGGCTATGTCGCGCAGCCGGCGCTTCTCCCGATCGACGCGCGGCCGGTGGAGACGCCCATTCTGCCGCCGCTCGGCGCCTATGTGTGGCGGCGCGAGATTCCGCCGCTTTTTGATCCTTACGACTCCGCCGGTCCCTGGTACACCGGCCCATGGGCCTATGAGGGGACCAACGCCGTGCAATGGCGCTACGGATTCCCCGGCGGCTATGTGCCCTGGTATCGCAACGCCATCTGGCGGCCGGGCTTCGGCTGGTTCTGA
- the ccoP gene encoding cytochrome-c oxidase, cbb3-type subunit III: protein MSTRQAHSDAARIDPHSKTRTTGHEWDGIEELDTPLPRWWVITFYATILWSIGYFIAYPALPTLSGGTQGLIGWHSRASVARDMEQLSEIRGPVLERLANAPLEEIEARPQLLSAVRALGAAAFANNCAGCHGAGAQGAKGYPNLNDDDWLWGGKLADIRRTIEHGVRWDADKETRSETMPAFGRDGMLDAKQISIVADQLRAMAKLPGGKASAQGAKLFDDNCSVCHGVDGKGNHDMGAPNLTDALWLFGSDKETIASRIANGGGGVMPAWKDRLDEPTIKALTIYVHTLGGGE from the coding sequence ATGTCGACGCGACAAGCTCACAGCGACGCGGCCCGCATCGATCCACATTCCAAGACCAGAACGACCGGCCATGAATGGGACGGCATAGAAGAGCTCGACACGCCGCTGCCGCGCTGGTGGGTCATCACCTTCTATGCGACGATCCTGTGGTCGATCGGCTATTTTATCGCCTATCCGGCGCTGCCGACTCTTTCCGGCGGCACGCAGGGCCTCATCGGTTGGCATTCGCGCGCATCTGTCGCGCGCGACATGGAGCAGCTGAGCGAGATTCGTGGCCCCGTGCTCGAGCGGCTCGCCAATGCGCCGCTCGAGGAGATAGAGGCGCGGCCGCAATTGCTCAGCGCCGTGCGCGCGCTCGGCGCCGCCGCTTTCGCCAATAATTGCGCCGGCTGCCACGGCGCCGGCGCGCAGGGCGCGAAGGGCTATCCCAATCTCAATGACGATGATTGGCTGTGGGGCGGCAAGCTCGCCGATATTCGGCGCACCATAGAGCATGGCGTGCGCTGGGACGCCGACAAGGAGACGCGCAGCGAGACCATGCCCGCCTTCGGCCGCGACGGAATGCTCGACGCGAAGCAGATTTCCATCGTCGCCGATCAGCTGCGCGCAATGGCGAAGCTTCCCGGCGGCAAGGCGAGCGCGCAAGGCGCCAAGCTCTTCGACGACAATTGCTCCGTCTGCCATGGCGTCGACGGCAAGGGCAATCACGACATGGGCGCGCCCAATCTCACCGACGCTCTGTGGCTGTTCGGCTCCGACAAGGAGACGATCGCGAGCCGCATCGCCAATGGCGGCGGCGGCGTGATGCCGGCCTGGAAGGATCGCCTCGACGAGCCGACGATCAAGGCGCTCACCATCTATGTGCATACGCTCGGCGGCGGCGAGTGA
- the ccoN gene encoding cytochrome-c oxidase, cbb3-type subunit I yields MAPNDAPAKSVTFSEAALTLLFIAFAAFAGFVASRAHTPAYAFHAALLALGSIIAVFALLKRYELRGAQAPAPFVDGRPNYNYGPIRFCALAALFWGLAGFAVGLYIALELAFPAFNLDLPWINFGRLRPLHTSAVIFAFGGNVLLATSFYVVQRTCRTRLAGDIAPWFVVLGYNFFILIAGTGYLLGVTRGHEYAEPEWYAILWLVVVWVVYLIVFLATLAKREEPHIYVANWFYLAFIVTVAVLVLGNNTEIPISVFSPRSVIVWAGVQDAMIQWWYGHNAVGFFLTAGFLGIMYYFVPKRAERPIYSYRLSIVHFWALIFLYIWAGPHHLHYTALPDWAQTLGMTFSIMLWMPSWGGMINGLMTLSGAWDRLRTDPVLRMLVVSVAFYGMSTFEGPLMSVKAVNALSHYTDWGIGHVHSGSLGWVGFVSFGALYCLIPWVFGRKLYSLKLVDWHFWTATIGIVFYISAMWVAGIMQGLMWRAYTPQGFLEYSFIETTEALHPEYVIRAAGGGLFLIGALIMVYNIYKTLRAPSAASATEFSPLPAPAQ; encoded by the coding sequence ATGGCGCCGAATGACGCTCCCGCAAAATCCGTCACCTTTTCAGAAGCGGCGTTGACGCTTCTCTTCATCGCCTTCGCGGCCTTCGCCGGCTTTGTCGCCTCGCGCGCACATACGCCGGCTTACGCATTCCACGCAGCTCTCCTCGCCCTCGGCTCCATCATCGCCGTCTTCGCCCTGCTGAAGCGCTATGAGCTGCGCGGCGCGCAGGCGCCCGCGCCTTTCGTCGACGGGCGGCCCAATTACAATTACGGGCCGATCCGCTTTTGCGCGCTCGCCGCATTGTTCTGGGGCCTCGCCGGCTTCGCCGTCGGACTCTATATCGCGCTGGAGCTCGCCTTCCCGGCCTTCAATCTCGATCTGCCCTGGATCAACTTCGGGCGCCTGCGGCCCTTGCACACTTCGGCGGTGATCTTCGCCTTCGGCGGCAATGTGCTGCTCGCGACCTCCTTCTATGTCGTGCAGCGCACCTGCCGCACGCGGCTCGCCGGAGATATCGCGCCCTGGTTCGTCGTCCTCGGCTATAATTTCTTCATCCTCATCGCCGGCACCGGCTATCTGCTCGGCGTCACGCGCGGGCACGAATACGCCGAGCCGGAATGGTATGCGATCCTGTGGCTCGTCGTGGTCTGGGTCGTCTATCTCATCGTCTTCCTCGCCACCTTGGCCAAGCGCGAGGAACCGCACATCTATGTCGCCAATTGGTTCTACCTCGCCTTCATCGTGACGGTCGCGGTCCTCGTGCTCGGCAACAACACGGAAATTCCGATCTCCGTCTTCTCGCCGAGATCGGTGATCGTCTGGGCCGGCGTGCAGGATGCGATGATCCAATGGTGGTACGGCCATAACGCCGTCGGCTTCTTCCTCACCGCGGGCTTTCTCGGCATAATGTATTATTTCGTGCCCAAGCGCGCCGAGCGGCCGATCTATTCCTACCGCCTCTCCATCGTGCATTTCTGGGCGCTGATCTTCCTCTACATCTGGGCCGGCCCGCATCATCTGCACTATACGGCGCTTCCCGATTGGGCGCAGACGCTGGGCATGACCTTTTCCATCATGCTGTGGATGCCCTCCTGGGGCGGCATGATAAACGGCCTCATGACTCTCTCCGGCGCATGGGACCGTCTGCGCACCGATCCCGTGCTGCGCATGCTCGTCGTCTCCGTGGCCTTCTACGGAATGTCCACTTTCGAAGGGCCGCTGATGTCGGTGAAGGCGGTGAATGCACTGTCGCATTACACCGATTGGGGCATCGGCCATGTGCATTCCGGCAGCCTCGGCTGGGTCGGCTTCGTCTCCTTCGGCGCGCTCTACTGCCTCATTCCCTGGGTGTTCGGCCGCAAGCTCTACTCGCTGAAGCTCGTCGACTGGCACTTTTGGACCGCGACCATCGGCATCGTCTTCTACATTTCGGCCATGTGGGTCGCCGGCATCATGCAAGGGCTGATGTGGCGCGCCTACACGCCGCAGGGATTTCTGGAATATTCCTTCATCGAGACCACCGAGGCGCTGCATCCCGAATATGTGATCCGCGCGGCGGGCGGCGGCCTCTTCCTCATCGGCGCGCTCATCATGGTCTACAATATCTACAAGACGCTGCGCGCGCCTTCGGCGGCGAGCGCGACAGAATTCTCGCCCCTTCCCGCCCCCGCGCAATAA
- the ccoS gene encoding cbb3-type cytochrome oxidase assembly protein CcoS — MNVLLFLVPLALLLGALGLAAFVWSLNAGQYEDLEGAAARALADDDVEDGRS; from the coding sequence ATGAATGTCCTTCTCTTTCTCGTTCCGCTCGCTCTGCTGCTCGGCGCGCTCGGCCTCGCGGCTTTCGTCTGGTCGCTGAATGCGGGCCAATATGAGGATCTCGAAGGCGCCGCCGCGCGCGCGCTCGCCGACGATGATGTGGAGGATGGGCGATCATGA
- a CDS encoding sugar porter family MFS transporter: MSLQFDPLLARPSETLCLCPRMGETDDAPSTLRLALGFGLGVLAQALALSQLPQAALLIAPRAEEIGWPLALMLIGAALASIPAALLVDGFGRRGAFALGASLGVGGGLLAAFGMTRGHFPALCLGALWLGLAQGFGLFYRHIAASAQGGVSVLAGGALAALMAPLAAYCAELAGGGASTLLCASLLQIFALALAVRAPHGFARPGDEGEVNDHDWFTLRFALLTLAGAAAWAIMAAAMLRGPLSLALCGAAQSFIGGAMAWHLLAMYGPAALAARWPALFPALKSLCVGLFLLASAFALLRLSASPALLAAGMATIGAAWSLANIGALRLLHEKGRPPPAALALHDLCLLGAAAAGALAL, translated from the coding sequence ATGAGCCTGCAATTCGATCCGCTGCTCGCGCGGCCGAGCGAGACGCTCTGCCTCTGCCCACGCATGGGCGAGACCGACGATGCGCCGTCGACGCTGCGGCTCGCGCTCGGCTTCGGGCTCGGCGTGCTTGCGCAGGCTTTGGCGCTCTCGCAATTGCCGCAGGCGGCGCTGCTCATTGCGCCGCGCGCGGAGGAGATCGGCTGGCCGCTGGCGCTGATGCTCATCGGCGCGGCGCTCGCCTCTATTCCGGCGGCGCTGCTGGTCGACGGATTCGGACGGCGCGGCGCCTTCGCGCTGGGGGCCAGCCTCGGCGTCGGCGGCGGGCTGCTCGCCGCCTTCGGCATGACGCGGGGACATTTTCCGGCGCTGTGCCTCGGCGCGCTGTGGCTCGGGCTGGCGCAGGGCTTCGGCCTCTTCTATCGCCATATAGCGGCCTCCGCTCAGGGCGGAGTGAGCGTGCTGGCGGGCGGCGCGCTCGCCGCGCTGATGGCGCCGCTCGCGGCGTATTGCGCAGAGCTCGCGGGGGGCGGAGCGTCGACCTTGCTCTGCGCATCGCTGCTGCAGATTTTCGCGCTCGCTCTGGCGGTGCGCGCACCGCATGGCTTCGCGCGACCCGGGGATGAAGGAGAGGTAAACGATCACGATTGGTTTACGCTCAGATTCGCGCTGCTGACGCTCGCCGGCGCAGCGGCCTGGGCGATCATGGCGGCGGCCATGCTGCGCGGCCCCTTGTCGCTCGCCCTCTGCGGAGCGGCCCAGAGCTTCATCGGCGGAGCGATGGCGTGGCATCTGCTCGCAATGTATGGCCCCGCCGCGCTGGCGGCGCGCTGGCCGGCGCTATTTCCTGCGCTGAAGAGCCTCTGCGTCGGTCTCTTCCTTCTGGCTAGCGCTTTCGCGCTGCTGCGCCTCTCCGCCTCGCCCGCGCTTCTGGCGGCGGGAATGGCGACGATCGGCGCCGCCTGGTCGCTCGCCAATATCGGCGCGCTGCGGTTGTTGCACGAGAAAGGCCGGCCGCCGCCGGCCGCGCTGGCGCTGCATGATCTCTGCCTGCTCGGCGCGGCTGCTGCGGGCGCGCTGGCGCTCTGA
- a CDS encoding heavy metal translocating P-type ATPase, giving the protein MTMDVDFSALATRGRNGALRLELALDGMTCAACIFEIEAALKAIPDLVAARVNYADRRLSLEWTAPDFDFAAVSERLRRMGYRARPFERESGESAERESARRLLRCLAVAGFATVNVMMLSEAVWLGGDMDETTRDFFHGVSALIALPATAFAGQPFFASAFAALRARRLNIDVPISLGVLLSLAMSVYETLTHAPHAYFDSATMLLAFLLLARYLDCAMRRKTRAVAANLAALRAPAACRIGADGAQNYVPLAALAPGDRVLTRPGERIPADGVVLSGEASLDESLVTGETRRRSVSAGDAVYAGALNFDGALTMRVRAAAGDSLIDEIERLVEKATAARSRYLRLADRVSRLYAPLVHLAALGALLAWLTAGASLHDALVTAIAVLIVTCPCALALAVPAVQVAASGALFRAGVLLNSDDALERFAEIDTVVLDKTGTLTTPEPCVVDAQEIEPQLLALAARLAHSSRHPLACAVAREYPRAMAIEGAREERGAGVIAIVDGVEARLGDPRFCGVDEVAAEEDTSVIAFRHGERATVLRVRQTLRHDARETIDALRRRGLRVLILSGDRAAPVEAVAHALGVTEWRGALKPADKVARLEALRDEGCKALMIGDGINDAPALAAAHVSLSPIDATQIAQASADAVFLGEGLAPIVTTIDAARLARALMRQNLALSLLYNVVAAPLAMAGLLTPLIAAIAMSSSSLIVTLNALRAGGANGSGERDTRRKRCFLPPPRGGRSSAEGDREGVSPRVFAAEPHPGPQSGPTLPLKGRVNAPTLASTRSPCATHIDA; this is encoded by the coding sequence ATGACCATGGACGTCGATTTTTCCGCTCTCGCGACGCGCGGCCGCAATGGCGCGCTGCGCCTGGAGCTGGCGCTGGACGGCATGACCTGCGCCGCCTGCATCTTCGAAATCGAAGCGGCGCTGAAGGCCATTCCCGATCTCGTCGCGGCGCGCGTGAATTACGCCGATCGACGCCTCTCGCTGGAATGGACGGCGCCCGATTTCGACTTCGCCGCCGTGTCGGAAAGGCTGCGGCGCATGGGCTATCGCGCGCGACCCTTCGAGCGCGAGAGTGGCGAGAGCGCGGAGCGCGAGAGCGCGCGACGCCTGCTGCGCTGCCTCGCCGTCGCCGGCTTCGCCACGGTGAATGTGATGATGCTGTCCGAGGCCGTCTGGCTCGGCGGCGATATGGACGAGACGACTCGCGATTTCTTCCATGGGGTCTCCGCGCTCATCGCTCTGCCGGCCACGGCTTTCGCCGGCCAGCCCTTCTTCGCGAGCGCCTTCGCCGCGCTGCGCGCGCGGCGGCTGAACATAGACGTGCCGATCTCGCTCGGCGTGCTGCTGTCGCTCGCAATGTCGGTCTATGAGACGCTCACCCATGCGCCGCACGCCTATTTCGATTCGGCGACCATGCTGCTCGCCTTTCTGCTGCTGGCGCGCTATCTCGATTGCGCCATGCGCCGCAAGACGCGCGCCGTCGCCGCCAATCTCGCCGCGCTGCGCGCGCCCGCCGCTTGCCGCATCGGCGCCGATGGCGCGCAAAATTATGTTCCGCTCGCCGCGCTGGCGCCGGGCGACCGCGTACTGACGCGGCCGGGCGAGCGCATTCCTGCAGATGGCGTCGTTCTTTCCGGCGAGGCGAGCCTCGATGAGAGCCTCGTCACCGGCGAGACGCGCCGCCGCAGCGTTTCTGCAGGCGATGCGGTCTATGCCGGCGCGCTGAATTTCGACGGCGCGCTGACGATGCGCGTGCGGGCCGCCGCCGGCGACTCGCTCATCGACGAGATCGAGCGCCTGGTGGAGAAAGCGACGGCGGCGCGCTCGCGCTATCTGCGCCTCGCCGATCGCGTCTCGCGCCTCTATGCGCCTCTCGTTCATCTCGCCGCGCTCGGCGCGCTGCTCGCATGGCTCACGGCCGGCGCCTCGCTGCATGATGCGCTGGTGACGGCCATCGCCGTGCTGATCGTCACCTGCCCTTGCGCGCTGGCGCTCGCCGTCCCCGCCGTGCAAGTTGCGGCGAGCGGCGCGCTGTTTCGCGCCGGTGTACTGCTCAATTCCGACGATGCGCTCGAGCGCTTCGCCGAGATCGACACTGTCGTCCTCGACAAGACCGGCACGCTGACGACGCCGGAGCCCTGCGTCGTCGATGCGCAGGAGATAGAGCCGCAGCTTTTGGCGCTCGCCGCGCGGCTCGCGCATTCGAGCCGCCACCCGCTCGCCTGCGCAGTCGCGCGCGAATATCCGCGCGCCATGGCGATCGAAGGCGCGCGTGAGGAGCGCGGCGCCGGCGTTATCGCGATTGTTGACGGCGTCGAGGCGCGGCTCGGCGATCCGCGCTTCTGCGGCGTCGATGAAGTCGCGGCAGAGGAAGACACATCCGTCATCGCCTTTCGTCATGGCGAGCGCGCCACTGTGCTGCGCGTGAGGCAGACATTGCGCCACGATGCGCGCGAGACGATCGACGCGCTGCGGCGGCGCGGCTTGCGCGTGCTGATATTGTCCGGCGATCGCGCCGCGCCGGTGGAGGCGGTGGCGCACGCGCTCGGCGTGACGGAATGGCGCGGCGCGTTGAAGCCGGCCGATAAGGTGGCGCGGCTCGAGGCGCTGCGCGACGAAGGATGCAAAGCGCTCATGATCGGCGATGGGATCAATGACGCGCCAGCGCTCGCCGCCGCGCATGTGTCGCTGTCGCCGATCGACGCGACGCAGATCGCGCAAGCTTCGGCCGACGCCGTATTTCTCGGCGAGGGCCTCGCGCCCATCGTCACGACGATCGACGCGGCGCGGCTCGCCCGCGCCTTGATGCGGCAAAATCTCGCTTTGTCGCTGCTCTATAATGTCGTCGCCGCGCCGCTCGCAATGGCGGGACTGCTGACGCCGCTCATCGCCGCCATCGCAATGTCGAGCTCCTCGCTCATCGTCACGCTCAATGCGCTGCGCGCCGGCGGCGCGAATGGATCGGGTGAGCGAGACACACGCCGGAAGAGGTGTTTTCTACCTCCCCCTCGAGGGGGGAGGTCGAGCGCCGAAGGCGATCGGGAGGGGGTGAGCCCCCGAGTCTTCGCCGCAGAACCCCACCCCGGACCGCAAAGCGGTCCGACCCTCCCCCTGAAGGGGAGGGTAAATGCGCCGACTCTCGCGTCGACCAGATCGCCCTGCGCCACGCACATCGACGCATAG
- a CDS encoding FixH family protein has protein sequence MSHINLMRAAPQRRLGGWQVLLLLVFFFGVVASVNAVMIYAALSTFRGEEVSRAYERGLAYNLDIAGAREQSARDWKVEATILRRGAWENLVSVTLRDQNGGLSGLKLMAEIRAPVDGRKDVAVDLAEIAPGRYEAPIVIESGFRDLVLVATRDGRAMFRSKSRIRID, from the coding sequence ATGTCGCACATAAATCTGATGCGCGCGGCGCCCCAGCGTCGCCTCGGTGGTTGGCAGGTTCTTCTGCTGCTCGTCTTCTTCTTCGGCGTCGTCGCTTCGGTAAATGCGGTGATGATCTACGCCGCCCTCTCCACCTTCCGCGGCGAGGAGGTGAGCCGCGCCTATGAGAGAGGCCTCGCCTATAATCTCGACATTGCGGGCGCCCGCGAGCAGAGCGCGCGCGACTGGAAGGTGGAGGCGACGATTTTGCGCCGCGGCGCTTGGGAGAATCTCGTCTCGGTGACGCTGCGCGACCAGAATGGCGGCCTGTCGGGGCTGAAGCTGATGGCGGAAATCCGCGCGCCGGTCGATGGCCGCAAGGATGTCGCCGTCGATCTCGCGGAGATCGCGCCCGGACGTTACGAGGCGCCGATCGTGATCGAATCGGGCTTCCGCGATCTCGTGCTGGTCGCGACGCGCGACGGCCGCGCAATGTTCCGCTCGAAGAGTCGTATCCGCATCGATTGA
- a CDS encoding cbb3-type cytochrome c oxidase subunit 3: MTTYESWRELSASSGLFFFVALFAGVLAYALWPSNREKFRRAAETPLRED; this comes from the coding sequence ATGACCACTTACGAATCGTGGCGAGAGCTTTCGGCGAGCTCGGGCCTTTTCTTCTTCGTCGCATTGTTCGCCGGAGTCCTGGCCTATGCGCTATGGCCCTCCAATCGCGAAAAATTCCGACGCGCCGCCGAGACGCCATTGCGAGAGGACTGA
- the ccoO gene encoding cytochrome-c oxidase, cbb3-type subunit II, producing the protein MSDIARNAPTGGLQKRLETNSILLLLAILLLVSIGGIIEIVPLFYLHNTIEKVEGVRPYSPLELSGYNIYVREGCYTCHSQMIRPLRDEVERYGHYSLAAESMYDHPFQWGSKRNGPDLARVGGRYSNDWQRDHLRDPRSVVPASIMPGYPFLAQAPLDSEHIVEQMKTLRLVGVPYTDAQIDNAKADLSAQSAPDDPGAEALRRRYPNVVVNDQTGKNGVTEEDALIAYLQHLGVSVNFKLYDDKAAVNVR; encoded by the coding sequence ATGTCCGACATTGCGCGCAACGCGCCGACCGGCGGCCTGCAGAAGCGGCTCGAGACCAATTCGATCCTGCTGCTGCTGGCGATCCTTCTGCTGGTCTCGATCGGCGGAATCATCGAGATCGTGCCGCTCTTCTATCTGCACAACACGATCGAGAAAGTGGAGGGCGTGCGGCCCTATTCGCCGCTCGAGCTTTCCGGCTACAACATCTATGTGCGCGAGGGCTGCTACACTTGCCATTCGCAGATGATCCGCCCCTTGCGCGACGAGGTGGAGCGCTACGGCCATTACTCGCTCGCCGCCGAGAGCATGTACGACCATCCGTTCCAATGGGGCTCCAAGCGCAACGGGCCGGATCTGGCGCGCGTCGGCGGGCGCTACTCCAATGATTGGCAGCGCGACCATTTGCGCGATCCGCGCTCTGTCGTGCCGGCGTCGATCATGCCGGGCTATCCCTTCCTCGCGCAGGCGCCGCTCGACTCCGAGCATATCGTGGAGCAGATGAAAACGCTGCGCCTCGTCGGCGTGCCCTATACGGATGCGCAGATCGACAACGCCAAGGCCGATCTTTCGGCGCAGAGCGCGCCGGACGATCCGGGCGCGGAAGCGCTGCGCCGCCGCTACCCCAATGTCGTCGTCAATGACCAGACCGGCAAGAACGGCGTCACCGAGGAGGATGCGCTCATCGCCTATCTGCAGCATCTCGGCGTCTCGGTGAATTTCAAGCTCTATGACGACAAAGCCGCAGTGAATGTGAGGTGA